Genomic window (Zingiber officinale cultivar Zhangliang chromosome 2B, Zo_v1.1, whole genome shotgun sequence):
TCGcatataccattctgttggggtgtgtaAGCAGCTGTAAGTTGCCTTCTGATTCCATGATTCTCACAGAAATTTGCAAATTCATGTGAGTTATATTCTCCACCACGATCTGTACGCAAAACTTTAATCGAGTTCCCAATTTCTTTCTCGACAAGgactttataatttttgaaagtaGTAAAAGCTTCGGATTTTTCTTGCaaaaaataaatccatattttgcGACTGTAATCATCAATAAAGGTAATTATGTATCTTTTACCTCCATTAGAATGTGGTGTTATTGGCCCGCAAATATCTGAATGCACAAGCTCCAATGCCGCCTTTGCTCTCCAAGATTTTCCTTGTGGGAATTGATTACGGTGTTGTTTGCTAACAACACATTCTTCACAAACTTGAGAAGGAGTTGTAATTTGAGGGAGACCGACTACCATATTCTTCTGTTTTAGTGTTTTTAACCCACTAAAATTTAAATGTCCATAGCGAAAGTGCCATAGCCATGCTTCATCATCAAATTTTGCTGAAAAACATGAATGAGATGTAGTATGAAGATAAAGCGGAAACATACGATTAGCTGTCATGTTAACTTGCGCAATTAAGCCCAACTTTGCATCTTGAATGCGACAAACTCCTTCTTTAATAGCAATTTCATATTCTTTTTCTTGTAGCTGACCCACACTAAGCAAATTAGTCTTTAAATCTGGCACAAAAAGAACATTAGAGATAGTATGGGtagtatctccttttgcttgtatgGTTACCTTTCCCTTTCCCATAACAGAAATTGTAGAGTTATCGCCAAATTTGACAGAACTGCGAAAGGTTTCATCCAAGTCAGAAAATGTATCTTTTTCTCCAGACATGTGATTGCTGCAGCCTGTATCCAAATACCATACATGTTGTTGTGTTTTTTCTTTCTCATGACACACCATCAAAAGagacacttcttcttcttctgcaaaGTTAGTCTGATCTCCATTTTGCCTTTTCAAATTAGTATAACATTCTGATCTATAATGGCCATACCTATGACATCGGTAACATTCAACATTGGACTTGTCTATTGACTTTGTTCTATTCGTCGTTGAATAATGACCTCCACGCCCtcctttttgaaaataattctcttGATGTTGATTGTGTTGTTGGTTTCCACGATCGTTGTTATTTCTACCTCCTCTTCCTCGACCTCTGCCTCTTCCTCGTCCTCTATCACTTCTATAATTTGTAGAGTGATTTTCTGATAAAGCCTTCAATGCTTGCTCCTCTATTATCATGACATAATAATCCCCTTGCCGACCCTTGTAATGGAATAACAACTCACACACAATGTCTGTGGAAATGGTCGCATGTATTGCAATCGAAGCAATCTCCATATTGGAGAAGACACATTCAAAAGGTTATGTGCATGGGGATGTGAAGCCTGAAAATTTTTTACTCGGACCTCCTGGGACTTCTGAAGAAAAGAAATTGTTTCTTGTTGATCTTGGCTTAGCCACTAAATGGAAGGATAGTTCAACAAATTCACATGTTGAATATGATCAACGGCCAGATGTTTTCAGGGGGACTGTGCGCTATGCTAGTGCTCATGCTCACCTTGGGAGGACAGCAAGCAGAAGAGATGATTTAGAATCCCTTGCTTATACACTTGTCTTTCTTCTCCGTGGTCGTCTACCTTGGCAAGGCTATCAGGGTGAAAATAAAGGTTTCCTCGTCTGCAAAAAGAAGATGGCTACATCTCCAGAGTCTCTTTGTTGCTTTTTCCCACAACCTTTCAAGCAGTTCGTTGAGTATGTGGTTAACTTGAAGTTTGATGAAGAACCTAACTATGCAAAGTGCATCTCTCTTTTTGATGGCATAGTAGGTCCTAATCCAGATATTAGGCCAATTAACACTGATGGAGCTCAAAAGCTTATATATCAGGTAGGCCAAAAAAGAGGTCGTCTAATGATGGAAGAAGAAGTTGATGAACAGCCCAAAAAGAAGATTAGAATGGGGTTGCCTGCAAATCAATGGATTAGTGTTTATAATGCACGACGACCTATGAAACAGAGGTACCATTATAATGTTGCTGATATGAGGCTTGCACAACATATCGAGAAGGGGAATGAAGATGGTTTATTCATCAGTTGTGTGGCTTCTTCTAACAATCTTTGGGCCCTGATCATGGATGCAGGCACTGGCTTCACTGCTCAGGTTTATGAGCTATCTACAAACTTTCTTCACAAGGAATGGATAATGGAACAATGGgagaaaaattattatattagcGCACTAGCAGGGACAAACAATGGCA
Coding sequences:
- the LOC122048068 gene encoding casein kinase 1-like protein HD16, which encodes WNNNSHTMSVEMVACIAIEAISILEKTHSKGYVHGDVKPENFLLGPPGTSEEKKLFLVDLGLATKWKDSSTNSHVEYDQRPDVFRGTVRYASAHAHLGRTASRRDDLESLAYTLVFLLRGRLPWQGYQGENKGFLVCKKKMATSPESLCCFFPQPFKQFVEYVVNLKFDEEPNYAKCISLFDGIVGPNPDIRPINTDGAQKLIYQVGQKRGRLMMEEEVDEQPKKKIRMGLPANQWISVYNARRPMKQRYHYNVADMRLAQHIEKGNEDGLFISCVASSNNLWALIMDAGTGFTAQVYELSTNFLHKEWIMEQWEKNYYISALAGTNNGSSLVVMSKGTLYAQQSYKVSESFPFKWIHKKWREGFYVTAMATAGNRWAVVMSRNAGCSDTTVTLEEEKNAETEWKKQLDLISKNQTYI